In Gossypium hirsutum isolate 1008001.06 chromosome D01, Gossypium_hirsutum_v2.1, whole genome shotgun sequence, the genomic window tatactAGCATAAATTGTAGATGTAGtctttattattcaatttaattatttttaatttttatgtattttaaattctGAAATGATAGACATAAAATCGATTTAACTAAACTCTGCTTTTCTTGAGTatcatataaaaatagtaaattaatatgACATTAAACGtgagataataaattttttatataaaatttcaaaaataacaaaatttaaccggCTATTATTTACACAAATTTATCTTTGCTATTCATATTCTTCTAATAAGAAACGAAAGGATTCTCCAACCTCTCCTAGTTTTCCCTTTTTGGGAATTAAACACTATCTATCTTTGTTTTAACTGTCGCTGGCTTTCCTATGATACTTTTTGCCGGCAAAACCTCCTTCCCCTCTTCGTTCCTTCATCCTTTACCCACTCATCTTTCACCTCTTGTTTCCTCATCCTTCCCTATTTTCCATTTTCCCCTCCCATTTCCATCATTTTCCTTCCAATTGACACTTCTTTGCCTTGCTACTCACCTTTTTCCGGCATGAAAGGGCTTTGATTTCGAAATGATAAATTTGGCTGAGGGTTTGGCCCTTTAGTCATTGAGGACTCATGATTTCTCGAGTCATTATAGTTTAATTTCCTTGAGTCCGTAATGATTTTGTCTATATAATCTAAAAGATAATAATTTTGTCTATATATAATCTAGAAGAtttgagttttacatgtttttacatatttttaaatagataATATTGTCAGTATTAGATTTAAGTATTTCATTATGATAGCTAAGCGTCAAATGATGTATTTTCTATATGTCATTTTTTCCATTGAGCTTTATTCCtaacatgttaaattttatgattcattttctttgatcATAACTAGTGGTGAAGCTAGGGGCTgacagaatcacaatctcctaaaaaataaaaaattttaataaaattttgatttaattttttaaaaattataaaaatttatactattaaaatagtaaaattatatttttactatcgtaaaaatccTAATTATAACTATTTACATATGAATGTATTTCATTTCgggaataaaaaaaaacaaaagagaaatttTATAAAACATGAATTCTTGAACTAAGAAAAGCTGTAATATATTATTCACGTGCGCCTCACGTGATTTCCATCATACGTTGAATTGACCTCAAAACCCCTGCCTTATATATACAATCTCGCAAGATAGGTTCCACAGCCTACACCTTCCCCATGTCCAATTCGCTCTTTCCTTCTGTCTCTCACTCATTTCCACCAACAGTGTTGCACATTCGCGTGTTCCCCTTACGCGCCACCATCTCCATTCCGATCGCTGTCTCGGCTCGCACCTATCCTTCTACTCTCAACCGTAGATTTCTCTGGATTCCTTCTCCGATAATGAGCTCCAACACGAAACTTGCCGCGACTCAACCGGAGCTGTGTCAACTTAATGATTCATCCGATTTCGAAAAGCTCCTCTCACCGAGCGGTTACATCTCAATCTGCGGCTTCGGTTCCCTTCTCTCCGGTAGGTACAGTTAGCTAAGCTTCCAACCTGATCTTAATTGATGATCATCATGATTCATTGATCATCGCTTAATTGAGAGCAGAAAGGAGCGCACGAAGTACGTTTCCGAATCTATTGAACTTCAGAGTAGCGAAATTGAAAGGATTTAGGCGTGTCTTCGCTCACGTCGCCCCAATTTTCTTCGATCGTGGCATCGCCAAGCCTGAAACCAAGGTTATGTTTGGATACTGAGAATTCAGTGGAAACTttgatttgaaatgtttaatttctttttcatgttttaaaatgAATTTGTTGTTTTTTATTGCAGGAGATATCAAGCTTAAGTGTAGAGCCTTGTGAAGGGGAGACTCTAATTGTTACTGTTTTCGAGATTCAAAAATCTGAGGTATTGCATTTCTATTCCAAATTTTTGAGTTGAATAATTTCAGCTTTTACCTGATATATTGCTGTGTAAAATCAGATTCCAGCTTTCATGGAAAGAGAACTCGAATTCCGATTTCTTGCTGTAAGTTTCTTCTTACTTAATTTTTCGTGCTAATTGGCTATCCATTTCTTGCTCTGTGAATATGGAGGATTGATTTGTTTGTTTTACAGGTCTTGCCTGAAACACTTGATGGAGAGCCTTTTGCTAATCCAGCCGTATGTGAAATTTGTTCAATTTACTTTACCACTTTCATTTTCCTGAAGTATTTTGTATTCAACACCCATGCTGGACACATATTCGAACATAGATAAACATGCTAATGCATAAAAATGAAgcataataccaaatttagccaCTAaggtttacatattttgtcactTTGACCTTAATTCTGTTCTTTAGATCATTTTTGCCCTCAACCTTTAGATTTTAGTCTAATTGCTTTTTGTTGGACGGAAAAACTGACTaaactcttaaaattttaatgtcaTTGGCGTGGTATCTCACATGGCAATTTAGTTGTACAGTTGTACTTCATTGCTAACATAGATAATCTTTAAAAAgaacttttatgatttttttaaaaaaattttaaattttttttttaatttttacgaaGTGCATGTAAAGTGCCACACGAGTTATCACGTCAGTGTTGTGAAAGTTTTAACAGTTCAACTGACTTTTTCATCCAACAAAAAGCGATATAACTAGGGTCAAAGTGATAAAAGAAAAATCAGAGTCAAAGTAACAAAATAAGTAAACCTTaataactaaatttgttattatggcTAAAAAGAAACGAACGTACTCATATTACATAAAATACATGCCAGTATTCGACACTCCCGTCCGAATCTGACTAAGATAACCCATGCCTTTCTTCTTTTGGGGTTGTAATTTTTATGCATATTTGCTTGGAAATATCAATGTAGGTGCTTTGTACTCGTTACAGTGATGAGGAGTTCTTTCAAATTAGATGCAAAGGTTAAGTTTTTCCATtagttattcttttttttttgtgactTTGAGATTCTGAGTGAAAGAATATGTACTTTTTTTGCTAACCGTTTATGCTGCTTCATATTCATAATGTGTAACAAAAGCTTATGCCTTTGTGCAGGAAATAAGGACATTTATTTCCAGCACTACGGTCGATACAACATCGAAAAGATTTGGCGAGATGATATCTTGCCGTGCCGTGTATATCTTCGACATTGGTATGTACTATTGCAATTCTTATGCTGTAGTCCTACATAGTATAAAATATTATGTTCCTCAGATTCTTATTTTCCTTGAAGTGTATACCAGTATGAAGATATGATCTTCTAAGAATCTTTCAAATACTTGAAAATCTAAGggaaaataaatagaatataCCCGTGGTGTACATCTCTATATCCAACACTATCACTCGAGTTTGATTAACATAGGGAATAAAGCACGTGATGAATGCAGAACCACATTGCTTGCtagatttgaaattttttgtaaGCCATCTGAAGTATGACTTTCATTTCTGTATTTCTTTGTGGTTTGATACTTTGTTCAAGCCGAGCTGAGCCCAAATATTAAAGGTGTAATCGAGGCGAGCTCGAGTTTGAGCTCAGCTCAAAATTCAGAGCTCAATCGAATATCCATTTTAAACTCAAGCTTGATTTGAGATATAACCAAGTTATTTGAACTTGAGCTCGATTAAGTTCAAGTTTGAGCTCTACATCAACTAGATAATTAAACAACAACGTAATTTAatgacaaaaatatttaaatatacattaaaaatgaaaagtttgATAAAGCTCTTGAGCCGTTTGAACCAAGTATTACTAAGCTTGAGCTTGGCTCGATAATTACTGAATTGAGTTTGAGTTTTTCCGAAATCATACTCGAGTAACTTGTGAGCACCATTGTCTCATTTATACCACTAAGTGCACCTGAGTTTTTGACTAAAAAGCATTGAATTGCTGATCTGTTCATTCCCGATACTTTTTACATGCTTAGGCTTAAGAATTTTGGTTAAGCCGAGTAATACACATTTGTTGTATTCTAGTGTGTTGGCAGCTAAGAATCTTGGTGATATTGCTTACAATAACTTCTTGGATCATACATTCCTCGGAGACCGAACGGCCACCATCCGGACGTATTTGGCTACAACTGGTTCAGGCATCATGGAAGAGGAGCCTCCGGAATCTCTGAAGTCCCGCTACGGTGGCTGATATCATCGTCAAATCGACAGGTTTATCCTCTTGACATTTCTATATTTAACCATATTTTGGGACCTGATTAGTAGAGCTgccaatatagaattcttttaatGAATCATTCTTTGCTTTATTGTTTGCTCCCACTTCAACTGGTCAAGGGATAAAGTAGAGGGTTTATTTCATAACTTTTAAGTTAATTTTCGGAGAAGAAAACCATTATTGTGCtattataataacaataataatactattttatattaaatattgtaATAATTAGTTTGGTAATTTTTAATATCTTGAACATCGCAACTTTACGCCTTAAGTTTCCaaattttgatttatattctCTGATTTAAAAGCAAAGTTTAAATCCTAGCTTGAGAAATCCCCAACTAAAATTTTCTGACTTCACCTATGGTTATTCATTTATGTTGCATGAAAGTTAGAAGTGTAAATGAGACACTAATATTCACAAATTTGTCTCGAAATATTCTATTTGAACAGCTTGAAAGCTTAATCGAGCTTTtcatttgaatatatttttattttatgaaattataattttactctTTATTTTATAAAGAGCTTAAATATGAATGAGCTTGATATCGAGTAACTTgaaattatagttttatatttatgattatcCCTTTATTTTTAGTCTCCCTTGTACCAAAAACAAAATATGAAAACCAGCAGTGTGATTCCCTTTAATCTTgtaaaacatcaaatttacaaTCCTCGTCTTTTTCAAGTTCAATAATTAACAATTCCATCATTTTCTTATACATTGGCATATAGTGATCATTAATCATGGTTCTTGATAGCCGGATCTTACTATACAATTCTCTAGGTGTTTCATATATACGAACCTTACCGTTGTTAGACCCGTCTCCGTTGCCGTCACCATCATGATCATCTAGGACAGCAGCATCCGATGAAGGCATGGCAACAATATGCATAATTCTACCTGGAGGATAGAACCGGAGGTTCTCTGAGGCATCCGAGGAAGAGATTGCACTTCTACTTTCCGAGGATACATCTGCAGCAATGACATTCTCCTGTTCCGAAATTTCTTTTGCCGCAGCAGCTTCTTCGGCACAGCCATGAAGATCAACTTCGCTCTCCTGCCTCTTAAGCTCCTTCTCAAGTTCATACCACAACTCACCACCCACAAATTCGTCTGTGGTAGACGTAGTAATACCTCTATCCATTTCAATTAGGGGTTCGTCTTCATCGGTGTCATTGTGATCCAAACCGCCACCAGAGTGACAATCCACTTCGGTCACAAGAGCTTTGGAACTTGTTTTAGATGTTAATGAAGGTTTGGTCATATCATCGCCTTTAGCATTCAATCCCGAAACTACATTCCGACGGCGAGGACCAATGCAAGACCATGAAGTTAGAGATGAGCGGCTTCTTACAACAGCTTGAGCAACATTTTGAGCACCTTTCATGACAACCTATAGTGTTAAAACCGAAACAATCCACCCATTATACCAAAAAAAACTGGAAAAACTAGAACAAGATACAATTTAGTTTGGTTCGggttttttctgttttttttttaattgagagTCAAGTGACGCCCAAAACTTTATAAAGAGTATAAATAGATGGTATTTGAaagtttctttttattaatttagaagtaaaatatttattatattatttaaaaagttAGAAACTAatcgaaaattaaataaaattaaaattcaatttgatttgaATAATTACGGTTTTTTAACTTAAGCACCAAAAACCAGATCAAATATAGAAATGCGCATAAGATTGTTAATAAGTTTTACCTTAGTGCTGCTAGAAACTGGTCGGAGAAGGGCACCAGCACCGGCGACACTAGCTTTTGCAGTAGCCATCGAGGGAAGACGTGAGCCCAGAGCAGTAGCAGAACGGTAAACAACATTAAGAACCTTGGTTCGTTCAACTTGATCCCTCAAATCATTTAACCACGACGACGTCGTAACCTGAGTGTAAATGTCGGATGCAATCAGAATTTTTTAAGTTgtttcatgtatttggaggataCTTGAATCGAAGTTGGACAAGAGGACTTCAAAAGAAATGAAGAATTAGAGCAAACTTTAACAATGAGAAGTACCTCGGTGCGAAGATCATCAACGGAAGCAGCTGAGAAAGTAGGCACTAAATCAGAGCCATTGATGATAGTTGTAATGAAGTGTTTGCCTGATTCCGCTAAATCCCATGTCATACACGCAGCTGCAACATTAGACAGTAGTGTAATCAATTTCTAAGCCTCATCAAGCATATGATATTAGAACCTTTTACTAATCGCAAAAAGCGTTTGTAATTGGATTTAGGTACAAGTGTCGGATAGAAAAATGTGTCTAATACGAGCATGGCTTATTGTGGAAATGATGAGGGTTTACATCATTTACactaagcttagatatgaaacgATAATATGTTGGAAACGTTTTACCAGGGGCAAATGTAAAACAAGTGGTGGAGGCAGCAAACTCCTTATGTTCCCGAAGAATGTAGGTTAGTAATGCTGCTGTACCACCTCCAAGCGAATGCCCCACAATCTGACAGTAAATGTAAATATTACAAACACAGTTCTAAATATCATTTCCAATCATCCAATCACAAAAGtatataatttaaacaaaaataaggaGGAAATGGCAATAGGGTGGAGCGGGGTGGAGCGATCTTTCCCTCACCCTGATCCTGATTTGATATACCCTCAGCATTACTTTATCTCAACCGCCTCGAAATTACCCGCCTCGAATCCAATTCGGAAAATTGAACTATATTCAACTCTGACCTGACCCAAAATACcacaatctttttctttttctatcaaAAAaggataataaattttaattttttttgttatttttaatgatACTATTAATTGTTTTCTAAATATAATTATGCTAatattaatataacttttattataattttaaactaacattatataaagggtattttggtaactATCTTGGGGCACCAGTTTTTCTTAAATCCAAACCTGACTTGAAGAATTAAACTGCCCCGAAACCTACTTTTTCTAAAAGAAAAATCCTATCGGATCGGGTCAGAACTGTCGggtctgtttttttttttgtgccaTCATTAGCTACAGCTAAGTTCAGTAAGGCCATACTTCAaggaacaaaataataaaatttaggcattaacaaaatataaatgataGCAAATTTCTAAGTGATATCAAATTTTTTAACACCATACTCAGTGGTGGAGCTACTAAGAGATCCAGGGGACCATTGCCTCCCCAAGATCTGAGATTTTTCAATTTCCCCTTTATACTATGGCCTTCCCAAATATAGAAATAGGTCCCttcaatatttttatagtattaaaaataatgttttaaaaaagtTCTTCTTGATAAAAATAAagggaatttttttttgaaaagccaAATTTGGAGAATAAAAATTGGAATATAAAAAGAGCCATCTCCACTCTTGGCACTCACACTACTTTCTCATCTCTtctccttaaaaaaaatttacgaaGCATGTCTAATTTTAGCTTGACCCTCCTAAGATTAACATCTTGACTCCGCCAATGACTATATTGATATCAAAATTAATGCTATaattagaaattttggttttctttttcgaGCGCGTGGTAGAATTTTAGGGGCTTTTTTATTCATGGAAGGAAAGTGGAAAACGAAAA contains:
- the LOC107936127 gene encoding uncharacterized protein, whose product is MSNSLFPSVSHSFPPTVLHIRVFPLRATISIPIAVSARTYPSTLNRRFLWIPSPIMSSNTKLAATQPELCQLNDSSDFEKLLSPSGYISICGFGSLLSERSARSTFPNLLNFRVAKLKGFRRVFAHVAPIFFDRGIAKPETKEISSLSVEPCEGETLIVTVFEIQKSEIPAFMERELEFRFLAVLPETLDGEPFANPAVLCTRYSDEEFFQIRCKGNKDIYFQHYGRYNIEKIWRDDILPCRVYLRHCVLAAKNLGDIAYNNFLDHTFLGDRTATIRTYLATTGSGIMEEEPPESLKSRYGG
- the LOC121213724 gene encoding uncharacterized protein encodes the protein MAAGTMATAAGAAVILYYVWLRKSEVKTDGVGSEEDEDLSKSSRSVKRRIVRRPAQAPATWLEAIATISETLRFTYSETLGKWPIGDLAFDINYLMRRQGNFEVASVYAGDNCVELKGEEIKKELNNLLRLLTLCRLFSKKPFPVFLDSAGYSEEDALLHKPKAGLMKPAFTIIRDENSKCFLLLIRGTHSIKDTLTAATGAVVPFHHSVLHDGGVSNLVLGYAHCGMVAAARWIAKLTAPCLLKAIAQYPDYKVKIVGHSLGGGTAALLTYILREHKEFAASTTCFTFAPAACMTWDLAESGKHFITTIINGSDLVPTFSAASVDDLRTEVTTSSWLNDLRDQVERTKVLNVVYRSATALGSRLPSMATAKASVAGAGALLRPVSSSTKVVMKGAQNVAQAVVRSRSSLTSWSCIGPRRRNVVSGLNAKGDDMTKPSLTSKTSSKALVTEVDCHSGGGLDHNDTDEDEPLIEMDRGITTSTTDEFVGGELWYELEKELKRQESEVDLHGCAEEAAAAKEISEQENVIAADVSSESRSAISSSDASENLRFYPPGRIMHIVAMPSSDAAVLDDHDGDGNGDGSNNGKVRIYETPRELYSKIRLSRTMINDHYMPMYKKMMELLIIELEKDEDCKFDVLQD